A window of Cloacibacillus sp. An23 contains these coding sequences:
- a CDS encoding DNA-3-methyladenine glycosylase I — MTKAPCWPDGKTRCFWANPKNEKYVAYHDREWGVPQRDDGKLFEMLLLECFQAGLSWECVLNKRESFRRAFDGFDWKLVASYGDEKIEELKNDPGIIRNGLKIRAAVTNAHVFAEIREEYGTFANYLWGWTNGGTVRETGKSSSPLSDAVSKDLKKRGMKFVGTTVVYAYLQAVGVIQSHEKGCFLAG; from the coding sequence ATGACGAAAGCCCCTTGCTGGCCGGACGGCAAAACCCGCTGCTTCTGGGCCAACCCCAAGAACGAAAAGTACGTCGCCTACCACGACCGCGAATGGGGCGTGCCGCAGCGCGACGACGGGAAACTCTTTGAAATGCTGCTGCTCGAATGCTTTCAGGCCGGCCTTTCGTGGGAGTGCGTGCTGAACAAGCGCGAGAGCTTCCGCCGCGCCTTCGACGGCTTCGACTGGAAGCTCGTCGCGTCGTACGGAGATGAAAAAATCGAAGAGCTGAAGAACGACCCCGGCATAATCCGCAACGGCCTCAAAATCCGCGCCGCAGTGACGAACGCACACGTCTTCGCCGAAATCCGCGAAGAATACGGAACTTTCGCAAACTACCTGTGGGGCTGGACTAACGGCGGGACTGTGCGCGAAACTGGAAAATCGAGCTCGCCGCTGTCAGACGCCGTTTCAAAAGATTTAAAGAAGCGCGGCATGAAATTCGTAGGCACGACAGTCGTCTACGCGTACTTGCAGGCCGTCGGCGTGATACAGTCGCACGAAAAAGGATGCTTCCTCGCAGGCTGA
- a CDS encoding TRAP transporter large permease, protein MIYVALLILIFCLTIGVPVPVSFMSSCAWLIFFGGANGAGYPATQLLPYGFTQMNSVSLIAIAMFILAGGIMERGRIAEKLIDMVDVFVGHIRGGLGIVAVISCAVFGSICGAACATLSCIGAIMFPRLKQGGYPMGHACALMANASLLGLLIPPNATLIIFAWISGISVLSCFLSTVGPGVFTIALLSIINVWMLRNNKEVFVEVKRTGKERMDMFMKRGRLAIPALVMPFMVLGGIYGGVMTTTEASALAVFYCIPIGLYVYKGLSWRGLFNIVVESGITTGVIMVMLYSVSMLSRLYILEDLPGRVLHLFYSISTNPIVVMMMINVFLVLMGMLMDDISVVVLTTPILLPIILDLGFNPVHYAAIVGVNTALGCITPPAAPVLYLSGRVGGAPINEIMKPALTFMVLCWIPVLLITAYIPKVCLFLPHVVLGVPW, encoded by the coding sequence ATGATATACGTAGCTCTGCTTATACTTATATTCTGCCTTACGATAGGCGTCCCCGTACCCGTAAGCTTCATGTCCTCCTGCGCGTGGCTGATATTCTTCGGCGGCGCAAACGGCGCGGGCTACCCAGCCACGCAGCTCCTGCCTTACGGCTTCACGCAGATGAACTCCGTTTCGCTTATAGCGATAGCTATGTTCATCCTCGCGGGCGGCATCATGGAGCGCGGACGCATAGCTGAGAAGCTCATAGATATGGTAGACGTCTTCGTCGGACATATCCGCGGCGGACTCGGCATCGTCGCCGTCATCTCCTGCGCCGTCTTCGGCTCGATATGCGGAGCCGCCTGCGCGACGCTCTCCTGCATCGGCGCCATAATGTTCCCGCGCCTCAAGCAGGGCGGCTACCCGATGGGACACGCCTGCGCGCTGATGGCGAACGCATCGCTGCTCGGCCTCCTTATCCCGCCGAACGCCACTCTCATCATTTTCGCGTGGATCAGCGGCATCTCCGTCCTTTCGTGCTTCCTTTCGACGGTCGGCCCCGGCGTCTTCACAATAGCGCTGCTCAGCATCATCAACGTCTGGATGCTCCGCAACAATAAGGAAGTCTTCGTCGAAGTCAAGCGCACCGGCAAGGAACGCATGGATATGTTCATGAAGCGCGGACGTCTCGCTATACCGGCGCTCGTCATGCCCTTCATGGTCCTCGGCGGAATCTACGGCGGCGTTATGACGACGACCGAAGCCTCCGCGCTGGCCGTCTTCTACTGCATCCCTATAGGGCTCTACGTCTACAAGGGACTTTCGTGGAGAGGACTCTTCAACATCGTCGTCGAAAGCGGCATCACGACCGGCGTCATCATGGTCATGCTCTACTCCGTCTCGATGCTCTCGCGCCTCTATATCCTTGAGGATCTTCCGGGACGCGTGCTGCATCTCTTCTATTCCATCTCGACGAACCCGATAGTCGTCATGATGATGATCAACGTCTTCCTCGTCCTGATGGGAATGCTCATGGACGACATCAGCGTCGTCGTCCTTACGACGCCGATACTGCTTCCGATAATCCTCGACCTCGGCTTCAACCCCGTCCATTACGCGGCTATAGTCGGAGTCAACACGGCCCTCGGCTGCATAACGCCGCCTGCGGCCCCGGTCCTATATCTAAGCGGGCGAGTGGGAGGCGCGCCCATCAACGAGATAATGAAGCCGGCGCTCACCTTCATGGTGCTCTGCTGGATTCCGGTGCTTCTCATCACCGCCTACATCCCGAAGGTCTGCCTCTTCCTGCCGCACGTCGTACTCGGTGTGCCCTGGTAG
- a CDS encoding TRAP transporter small permease subunit: MSSDEKKTEMLEEAGPACAGEEEVLNVRQPKCIFDKITVSFYSVVCFVMSMLLMIIITAATLMRYVFQMDLYGYEEWVKIFAFWLYFMGAGYGAFAGTHISADLISAYLKDGVFKRTLTFVKCLITLGVTLLFTKYGWDYFIFGFLGPLGTGVAIPRTVAWRIPLWTAYAAIFLGLLSMSYYFLWDTIRAGKALFGGKN; encoded by the coding sequence ATGTCATCTGATGAAAAGAAGACTGAGATGCTCGAAGAAGCCGGGCCGGCCTGCGCGGGCGAGGAGGAAGTCCTCAACGTAAGGCAGCCGAAGTGCATCTTCGACAAGATAACCGTCTCGTTCTATTCAGTGGTCTGCTTCGTAATGTCCATGCTGCTGATGATCATCATTACGGCCGCAACGCTTATGCGCTATGTTTTCCAGATGGACCTCTACGGCTACGAGGAATGGGTCAAGATATTCGCATTCTGGCTCTACTTCATGGGAGCCGGCTACGGGGCTTTCGCGGGGACTCACATTTCCGCGGACCTTATAAGCGCCTATCTCAAGGACGGGGTTTTCAAGAGGACCCTCACCTTTGTGAAATGCCTCATCACGCTCGGCGTGACGCTGCTTTTCACGAAGTACGGCTGGGACTATTTCATCTTCGGCTTCCTCGGCCCGCTCGGGACAGGCGTCGCCATCCCGCGCACCGTCGCGTGGAGAATCCCGCTCTGGACGGCCTACGCCGCCATATTCCTCGGACTGCTTTCCATGTCCTACTACTTCCTCTGGGATACGATAAGGGCCGGAAAAGCGCTTTTTGGAGGTAAGAACTAA